One Choloepus didactylus isolate mChoDid1 chromosome 8, mChoDid1.pri, whole genome shotgun sequence DNA window includes the following coding sequences:
- the TNS2 gene encoding tensin-2 isoform X3, with protein MGSPRTMEEEVQPSVPRWAALCIVKPRKAEPHSFREKVFRKKPPVCAVCKVTIDGTGVSCRVCKVATHRKCEAKVTSSCQALPPAELRRNTAPVRRIEHLGSTKSLNHSKQRSTLPRSFSLDPLMERHWDLDLTYVTERILAAAFPARPDEQRHRGHLRELAHVLQSKHRDKYLLFNLSEKRHDLTRLNPKVQDFGWPELHAPPLDKLCSICKAMETWLSADPQHVVVLYCKGSKGKLGVIVSAYMHYSKISAGADQALATLTMRKFCEDKVAAELQPSQRRYISYFSGLLSGSIRMNSSPLFLHYVLVPMLPAFEPGTGFQPFLKIYQSMQLVYTSGVYHIAGPGPQQLCISLEPALLLKGDVMVTCYHRGDRGTDRTLVFRVQFHTCTIHGTRLTFPKDQLDEAWTDERFPFQASVEFVFSSSPEKIKGNALRNDPSVSVDYNTAEPAVRWDSYENFNQHHEDSVDGSLTHTRGPLDGSPYAQVQRIPRQTPPAPSPEPPAPPMLSVSSDSGHSSTLTTEPTAESPGRPPPTVAERQELDRLLGGCGVASGSRGTGRETAILDDEENPPVGGGPHLGMYSGPRPGLSRHCSCRQGYREPCGASNGGYYRAEGTLERRRLAYAGYEGPPQGYAEASVEKRRLCRSLSEGPYPYQPELGKPANGDFGYRSPGYREVVILEDPGLPALCSCPACEEKLALPTATLYGLRLEREAGEGWVSEAGKPLLHPLRPGHPLPLLVPACGHHHAPVPDYSCLKPPKAGEEGHEGCPYALCPEGRYGHPGYPALVAYGYGGAVPAYFPAYGRVPRSCGSPGEGRGYPSLGAHSPRAGSISPGSPPYPQSRKLSYEIPAEEGGDRYPLPGHLVPASPLASAESPEPVSWRGDPSRHSPLPLSPRDAQCSASSELTAPSTPLHTSSPVQGKESTRRQDTRSPTLAPIQRLSPGKASPPASQGGTEKAPELPARSGPEPPAPGPFTPTSPPHSPNDWPQERSPGSCSDIASPRGAVPTTLPGLRQAPWQGPRGSPDSPDGSPLTPVPTQMPWLMASPEPPQSSPTPAFPLAASYDTNGPTQPPLPEKRHLPGPGQQPGPWGPEQASPAARGTSHHVTFAPLLPDNAPQPPELHTQESQSNVKFVQDTSKFWYKPHLSRDQAIALLKDKEPGAFLIRDSHSFQGAYGLALKVATPPPSTQPWKGDPLEQLVRHFLIETGPKGVKIKGCPSEPHFGSLSALVSQHSISPISLPCCLRIPSKDLLEETPEVPVPTNMSTAADLLRQGAACSVLYVTSVETESLTGPQAIARASSAALSCSPRPTPGVVHFKVSAQGITLTDNQRKLFFRRHYPVNSITFSSTDPQDRRWTNPDGTTSKIFGFVAKKAGSPWENVCHLFAELDPDQPAGAIVTFITKVLLGQRK; from the exons ATGGGATCACCCCGGACCATGGAAGAGGAGGTTCAGCCTTCAGTGCCAAGATGGGCTGCCCTCTGCATAGTCAAG CCTAGGAAAGCTGAGCCGCATAGCTTCCGGGAGAAGGTTTTCCGGAAGAAACCACCAGTCTGTGCAGTGTGTAAGGTGACCATCGATGGGACAGGCGTCTCATGCAGAG TCTGCAAGGTGGCGACACACAGAAAATGTGAAGCAAAG GTGACTTCGTCCTGTCAAGCCTTGCCTCCGGCGGAGCTG CGGCGAAACACGGCCCCAGTGAGGCGCATAGAGCACCTG GGATCCACCAAGTCTCTGAACCACTCAAAGCAGCGCAGCACTCTGCCCAG GAGCTTCAGTCTGGACCCGCTCATGGAGCGGCACTGGGACTTGGACCTCACCTACGTGACAGAGCGGATCCTAGCCGCCGCCTTCCCTGCGCGGCCAGATGAGCAGCGACACCGGGGCCACCTGCGCGAGCTGGCCCACGTGCTGCAGTCCAAGCACCGCGACAAGTACCTG CTCTTCAACCTTTCAGAGAAAAGACATGATCTAACTCGCCTAAATCCCAAG GTCCAGGACTTTGGCTGGCCTGAGCTGCATGCCCCACCCCTGGACAAGCTGTGTTCTATCTGCAAAGCCATGGAGACATGGCTCAGCGCTGATCCACAACACGTGGTTGTACTGTACTGCAAG GGGAGCAAGGGAAAGCTGGGGGTCATCGTCTCTGCCTACATGCACTACAGCAAGATCTCAGCAGG GGCAGACCAGGCACTGGCTACACTTACCATGCGGAAGTTCTGTGAGGACAAGGTGGCCGCGGAACTGCAGCCCTCCCAGCGCCG ATATATCAGCTACTTCAGTGGTCTGCTCTCCGGCTCCATTAGAATGAACAGCAGCCCTCTCTTCCTGCACTATGTGCTTGTGCCCATGCTGCCAGCCTTTGAACCTGGCACAG GCTTCCAGCCCTTCCTCAAGATCTACCAGTCCATGCAGCTTGTCTACACATCTGGAGTCTA TCACATTGCAGGCCCCGGTCCCCAGCAGCTTTGCATCAGCCTGGAGCCAGCCCTCCTCCTGAAAGGCGACGTCATG GTGACATGCTATCACAGGGGTGACCGGGGGACCGACCGGACCCTTGTGTTCCGAGTCCAGTTCCACACATGCACCATCCATGGAACACGGCTCACTTTCCCCAAGGACCAGCTGGACGAGGCCTGGACTG ATGAGAGATTCCCCTTCCAAGCCTCAGTGGAGTTTGTCTTCTCCTCCAGCCCCGAGAAGATCAAAG GCAATGCCCTGCGGAATGACCCCTCAGTCTCTGTCGACTACAACACTGCAGAGCCTGCTGTGCGCTGGGACTCCTACGAGAACTTCAACCAGCACCACGAGGACAGTGTGGACG GCTCCCTGACCCACACCCGGGGCCCTCTGGATGGCAGTCCCTATGCCCAGGTGCAGCGGATCCCCCGGCAGACCCCACCGGCACCCTCGCCAGAGCCACCCGCACCCCCCATGCTCTCTGTCAGCAGTGACTCTGGCCATTCATCCACGCTGACCACAGAGCCGACTGCGGAATCCCCTGGCCGGCCACCGCCGACGGTAGCTGAGCGGCAGGAGCTGGATCGCCTCCTGGGAGGCTGCGGAGTGGCCAGTGGGAGCCGGGGCACGGGGCGCGAGACGGCCATCCTAGATGACGAAGAGAACCCCCCCGTGGGCGGAGGCCCCCACCTCGGGATGTATTCAGGCCCCAGGCCTGGCCTCAGCCGCCACTGCTCCTGCCGCCAGGGCTACCGGGAACCCTGCGGGGCCTCCAACGGGGGCTACTACCGGGCGGAGGGCACCCTGGAGAGACGGCGGCTGGCCTACGCGGGCTACGAGGGCCCCCCCCAGGGCTATGCCGAGGCCTCAGTGGAAAAGAGGCGACTCTGCCGATCGCTGTCCGAGGGGCCGTACCCATACCAGCCTGAGCTGGGCAAGCCGGCCAACGGGGACTTTGGCTACCGCTCGCCAGGCTACCGGGAGGTGGTAATCCTGGAGGACCCTGGGCTGCCTGCCTTGTGCTCATGCCCGGCCTGTGAGGAGAAACTGGCACTGCCCACAGCAACCCTGTATGGGCTGCGGCTGGAGAGGGAGGCTGGCGAGGGGTGGGTGAGTGAGGCTGGCAAGCCTCTCCTGCACCCACTGCGGCCGGGGCATCCCCTGCCCCTGCTAGTGCCTGCCTGTGGGCATCACCATGCCCCAGTGCCTGACTACAGTTGCCTGAAGCCACCCAAGGCAGGGGAGGAAGGGCATGAGGGCTGTCCCTACGCCCTGTGCCCTGAAGGCAGGTATGGGCATCCAGGGTACCCAGCCCTGGTGGCCTACGGCTATGGAGGGGCAGTGCCCGCTTACTTCCCAGCATACGGCCGGGTGCCTCGCAGCTGTGGGTCCCCAGGCGAGGGCAGGGGGTATCCCAGTCTTGGTGCCCACTCCCCACGGGCTGGCTCCATTTCCCCGGGCAGCCCACCCTACCCACAATCCAGGAAGCTGAGCTACGAGATCCCTGCGGAAGAGGGAGGGGACAGGTACCCTCTGCCTGGGCACCTGGTCCCAGCGAGCCCCTTGGCATCTGCAG AGTCACCTGAGCCAGTCTCCTGGAGGGGGGACCCCAGCAGGCACAGCCCCCTGCCTCTGTCTCCCCGAGATGCCCAGTGCAGTGCCTCCTCAGAGCTGACTGCTCCCTCCACACCCCTGCACACCAGCAGCCCTGTCCAGGGCAAGGAAAG CACCCGACGCCAGGACACCAGGTCTCCCACCTTGGCGCCCATTCAGAGGCTGAGTCCTGGCAAGGCCTCACCCCCTGCTTCCCAGGGAGGCACCGAAAAGGCTCCTGAGCTGCCAGCAAGAAGTGGGCCTGAGCCTCCAGCCCCTGGCCCCTTCACCCCgacctcccctccccactcaccCAATGACTGGCCTCAGGAAAGGAGCCCAGGGAGTTGCTCAGACATTGCCAGTCCACGGGGTGCTGTGCCCACCACACTGCCTGGTCTCCGCCAGGCCCCCTGGCAGGGCCCTCGGGGTTCCCCAGACAGCCCAGATGGGTCCCCCCTCACCCCTGTGCCTACCCAGATGCCCTGGCTTATGGCCAGCCCTGAGCCGCCTCAGAGCTCCCCAACACCTGCCTTCCCCCTGGCTGCATCCTATGACACCAACggccccacccagcccccacTTCCCGAGAAACGCCACCTGCCAGGGCCTGGGCAGCAGCCAGGACCCTGGGGCCCAGAGCAGGCATCACCAGCAGCCAGAGGCACCAGTCACCACGTCACGTTCGCACCCCTGCTCCCAGATAATGCTCCCCAACCCCCAG AGCTGCATACACAAGAGAGCCAAAGCAATGTCAAGTTTGTCCAGGATACATCCAAGTTCTGGTACAAGCCACACCTGTCCCGAGACCAAG CCATTGCTCTGCTGAAGGACAAGGAGCCTGGGGCCTTCCTGATCAGGGACAGTCACTCATTCCAAGGAGCTTATGGGCTGGCCCTCAAGGTGGCGAcacccccacccagcacccagccctgGAAAG GGGACCCCTTGGAACAGCTGGTCCGTCATTTCCTCATTGAGACTGGACCCAAAGGCGTGAAGATCAAGGGCTGTCCCAGTGAGCCGCACTTTG GCAGCCTGTCCGCCCTGGTCTCCCAACACTCCATCTCCCCCATTTCCTTGCCCTGCTGCCTGCGCATTCCCAGTAAAG ATCTTCTGGAAGAGACTCCAGAGGTTCCAGTGCCCACCAATATGAGCACGGCAGCAGACCTTCTCCGTCAGGGCGCTG CCTGCAGTGTGCTCTACGTGACCTCAGTGGAGACAGAGTCACTGACGGGACCCCAAGCCATTGCCCGGGCCAGCTCTGCAGCTCTGAGCTGCAGCCCCCGCCCTACACCAGGCGTTGTCCACTTCAAGGTCTCAGCCCAGGGCATTACGCTGACAGATAACCAAAGGAA GCTCTTCTTTCGCCGCCATTATCCAGTGAACAGCATCACCTTCTCCAGCACCGACCCTCAGGACCGGAG ATGGACCAACCCAGACGGGACCACCTCCAA GATCTTTGGTTTCGTGGCCAAGAAGGCAGGAAGCCCCTGGGAGAATGTGTGTCACCTCTTTGCAGAGCTTGACCCAGATCAGCCTGCAGGCGCCATTGTCACCTTCATCACCAAAGTTCTACTGGGCCAGAGAAAATGA
- the TNS2 gene encoding tensin-2 isoform X4, which yields MERHWDLDLTYVTERILAAAFPARPDEQRHRGHLRELAHVLQSKHRDKYLLFNLSEKRHDLTRLNPKVQDFGWPELHAPPLDKLCSICKAMETWLSADPQHVVVLYCKGSKGKLGVIVSAYMHYSKISAGADQALATLTMRKFCEDKVAAELQPSQRRYISYFSGLLSGSIRMNSSPLFLHYVLVPMLPAFEPGTGFQPFLKIYQSMQLVYTSGVYHIAGPGPQQLCISLEPALLLKGDVMVTCYHRGDRGTDRTLVFRVQFHTCTIHGTRLTFPKDQLDEAWTDERFPFQASVEFVFSSSPEKIKGNALRNDPSVSVDYNTAEPAVRWDSYENFNQHHEDSVDGSLTHTRGPLDGSPYAQVQRIPRQTPPAPSPEPPAPPMLSVSSDSGHSSTLTTEPTAESPGRPPPTVAERQELDRLLGGCGVASGSRGTGRETAILDDEENPPVGGGPHLGMYSGPRPGLSRHCSCRQGYREPCGASNGGYYRAEGTLERRRLAYAGYEGPPQGYAEASVEKRRLCRSLSEGPYPYQPELGKPANGDFGYRSPGYREVVILEDPGLPALCSCPACEEKLALPTATLYGLRLEREAGEGWVSEAGKPLLHPLRPGHPLPLLVPACGHHHAPVPDYSCLKPPKAGEEGHEGCPYALCPEGRYGHPGYPALVAYGYGGAVPAYFPAYGRVPRSCGSPGEGRGYPSLGAHSPRAGSISPGSPPYPQSRKLSYEIPAEEGGDRYPLPGHLVPASPLASAESPEPVSWRGDPSRHSPLPLSPRDAQCSASSELTAPSTPLHTSSPVQGKESTRRQDTRSPTLAPIQRLSPGKASPPASQGGTEKAPELPARSGPEPPAPGPFTPTSPPHSPNDWPQERSPGSCSDIASPRGAVPTTLPGLRQAPWQGPRGSPDSPDGSPLTPVPTQMPWLMASPEPPQSSPTPAFPLAASYDTNGPTQPPLPEKRHLPGPGQQPGPWGPEQASPAARGTSHHVTFAPLLPDNAPQPPELHTQESQSNVKFVQDTSKFWYKPHLSRDQAIALLKDKEPGAFLIRDSHSFQGAYGLALKVATPPPSTQPWKGDPLEQLVRHFLIETGPKGVKIKGCPSEPHFGSLSALVSQHSISPISLPCCLRIPSKDLLEETPEVPVPTNMSTAADLLRQGAACSVLYVTSVETESLTGPQAIARASSAALSCSPRPTPGVVHFKVSAQGITLTDNQRKLFFRRHYPVNSITFSSTDPQDRRWTNPDGTTSKIFGFVAKKAGSPWENVCHLFAELDPDQPAGAIVTFITKVLLGQRK from the exons ATGGAGCGGCACTGGGACTTGGACCTCACCTACGTGACAGAGCGGATCCTAGCCGCCGCCTTCCCTGCGCGGCCAGATGAGCAGCGACACCGGGGCCACCTGCGCGAGCTGGCCCACGTGCTGCAGTCCAAGCACCGCGACAAGTACCTG CTCTTCAACCTTTCAGAGAAAAGACATGATCTAACTCGCCTAAATCCCAAG GTCCAGGACTTTGGCTGGCCTGAGCTGCATGCCCCACCCCTGGACAAGCTGTGTTCTATCTGCAAAGCCATGGAGACATGGCTCAGCGCTGATCCACAACACGTGGTTGTACTGTACTGCAAG GGGAGCAAGGGAAAGCTGGGGGTCATCGTCTCTGCCTACATGCACTACAGCAAGATCTCAGCAGG GGCAGACCAGGCACTGGCTACACTTACCATGCGGAAGTTCTGTGAGGACAAGGTGGCCGCGGAACTGCAGCCCTCCCAGCGCCG ATATATCAGCTACTTCAGTGGTCTGCTCTCCGGCTCCATTAGAATGAACAGCAGCCCTCTCTTCCTGCACTATGTGCTTGTGCCCATGCTGCCAGCCTTTGAACCTGGCACAG GCTTCCAGCCCTTCCTCAAGATCTACCAGTCCATGCAGCTTGTCTACACATCTGGAGTCTA TCACATTGCAGGCCCCGGTCCCCAGCAGCTTTGCATCAGCCTGGAGCCAGCCCTCCTCCTGAAAGGCGACGTCATG GTGACATGCTATCACAGGGGTGACCGGGGGACCGACCGGACCCTTGTGTTCCGAGTCCAGTTCCACACATGCACCATCCATGGAACACGGCTCACTTTCCCCAAGGACCAGCTGGACGAGGCCTGGACTG ATGAGAGATTCCCCTTCCAAGCCTCAGTGGAGTTTGTCTTCTCCTCCAGCCCCGAGAAGATCAAAG GCAATGCCCTGCGGAATGACCCCTCAGTCTCTGTCGACTACAACACTGCAGAGCCTGCTGTGCGCTGGGACTCCTACGAGAACTTCAACCAGCACCACGAGGACAGTGTGGACG GCTCCCTGACCCACACCCGGGGCCCTCTGGATGGCAGTCCCTATGCCCAGGTGCAGCGGATCCCCCGGCAGACCCCACCGGCACCCTCGCCAGAGCCACCCGCACCCCCCATGCTCTCTGTCAGCAGTGACTCTGGCCATTCATCCACGCTGACCACAGAGCCGACTGCGGAATCCCCTGGCCGGCCACCGCCGACGGTAGCTGAGCGGCAGGAGCTGGATCGCCTCCTGGGAGGCTGCGGAGTGGCCAGTGGGAGCCGGGGCACGGGGCGCGAGACGGCCATCCTAGATGACGAAGAGAACCCCCCCGTGGGCGGAGGCCCCCACCTCGGGATGTATTCAGGCCCCAGGCCTGGCCTCAGCCGCCACTGCTCCTGCCGCCAGGGCTACCGGGAACCCTGCGGGGCCTCCAACGGGGGCTACTACCGGGCGGAGGGCACCCTGGAGAGACGGCGGCTGGCCTACGCGGGCTACGAGGGCCCCCCCCAGGGCTATGCCGAGGCCTCAGTGGAAAAGAGGCGACTCTGCCGATCGCTGTCCGAGGGGCCGTACCCATACCAGCCTGAGCTGGGCAAGCCGGCCAACGGGGACTTTGGCTACCGCTCGCCAGGCTACCGGGAGGTGGTAATCCTGGAGGACCCTGGGCTGCCTGCCTTGTGCTCATGCCCGGCCTGTGAGGAGAAACTGGCACTGCCCACAGCAACCCTGTATGGGCTGCGGCTGGAGAGGGAGGCTGGCGAGGGGTGGGTGAGTGAGGCTGGCAAGCCTCTCCTGCACCCACTGCGGCCGGGGCATCCCCTGCCCCTGCTAGTGCCTGCCTGTGGGCATCACCATGCCCCAGTGCCTGACTACAGTTGCCTGAAGCCACCCAAGGCAGGGGAGGAAGGGCATGAGGGCTGTCCCTACGCCCTGTGCCCTGAAGGCAGGTATGGGCATCCAGGGTACCCAGCCCTGGTGGCCTACGGCTATGGAGGGGCAGTGCCCGCTTACTTCCCAGCATACGGCCGGGTGCCTCGCAGCTGTGGGTCCCCAGGCGAGGGCAGGGGGTATCCCAGTCTTGGTGCCCACTCCCCACGGGCTGGCTCCATTTCCCCGGGCAGCCCACCCTACCCACAATCCAGGAAGCTGAGCTACGAGATCCCTGCGGAAGAGGGAGGGGACAGGTACCCTCTGCCTGGGCACCTGGTCCCAGCGAGCCCCTTGGCATCTGCAG AGTCACCTGAGCCAGTCTCCTGGAGGGGGGACCCCAGCAGGCACAGCCCCCTGCCTCTGTCTCCCCGAGATGCCCAGTGCAGTGCCTCCTCAGAGCTGACTGCTCCCTCCACACCCCTGCACACCAGCAGCCCTGTCCAGGGCAAGGAAAG CACCCGACGCCAGGACACCAGGTCTCCCACCTTGGCGCCCATTCAGAGGCTGAGTCCTGGCAAGGCCTCACCCCCTGCTTCCCAGGGAGGCACCGAAAAGGCTCCTGAGCTGCCAGCAAGAAGTGGGCCTGAGCCTCCAGCCCCTGGCCCCTTCACCCCgacctcccctccccactcaccCAATGACTGGCCTCAGGAAAGGAGCCCAGGGAGTTGCTCAGACATTGCCAGTCCACGGGGTGCTGTGCCCACCACACTGCCTGGTCTCCGCCAGGCCCCCTGGCAGGGCCCTCGGGGTTCCCCAGACAGCCCAGATGGGTCCCCCCTCACCCCTGTGCCTACCCAGATGCCCTGGCTTATGGCCAGCCCTGAGCCGCCTCAGAGCTCCCCAACACCTGCCTTCCCCCTGGCTGCATCCTATGACACCAACggccccacccagcccccacTTCCCGAGAAACGCCACCTGCCAGGGCCTGGGCAGCAGCCAGGACCCTGGGGCCCAGAGCAGGCATCACCAGCAGCCAGAGGCACCAGTCACCACGTCACGTTCGCACCCCTGCTCCCAGATAATGCTCCCCAACCCCCAG AGCTGCATACACAAGAGAGCCAAAGCAATGTCAAGTTTGTCCAGGATACATCCAAGTTCTGGTACAAGCCACACCTGTCCCGAGACCAAG CCATTGCTCTGCTGAAGGACAAGGAGCCTGGGGCCTTCCTGATCAGGGACAGTCACTCATTCCAAGGAGCTTATGGGCTGGCCCTCAAGGTGGCGAcacccccacccagcacccagccctgGAAAG GGGACCCCTTGGAACAGCTGGTCCGTCATTTCCTCATTGAGACTGGACCCAAAGGCGTGAAGATCAAGGGCTGTCCCAGTGAGCCGCACTTTG GCAGCCTGTCCGCCCTGGTCTCCCAACACTCCATCTCCCCCATTTCCTTGCCCTGCTGCCTGCGCATTCCCAGTAAAG ATCTTCTGGAAGAGACTCCAGAGGTTCCAGTGCCCACCAATATGAGCACGGCAGCAGACCTTCTCCGTCAGGGCGCTG CCTGCAGTGTGCTCTACGTGACCTCAGTGGAGACAGAGTCACTGACGGGACCCCAAGCCATTGCCCGGGCCAGCTCTGCAGCTCTGAGCTGCAGCCCCCGCCCTACACCAGGCGTTGTCCACTTCAAGGTCTCAGCCCAGGGCATTACGCTGACAGATAACCAAAGGAA GCTCTTCTTTCGCCGCCATTATCCAGTGAACAGCATCACCTTCTCCAGCACCGACCCTCAGGACCGGAG ATGGACCAACCCAGACGGGACCACCTCCAA GATCTTTGGTTTCGTGGCCAAGAAGGCAGGAAGCCCCTGGGAGAATGTGTGTCACCTCTTTGCAGAGCTTGACCCAGATCAGCCTGCAGGCGCCATTGTCACCTTCATCACCAAAGTTCTACTGGGCCAGAGAAAATGA